In Pedobacter sp. WC2423, the following are encoded in one genomic region:
- a CDS encoding NDP-sugar synthase, with the protein MKPTLLILAAGMASRYGSMKQIDGFGPNGETIIDYSIYDAIKAGFGKVVFIIKEEYVENFKAIFDAKLEGKIETDYVFQNFDLKQYGIDIEIERSKPWGTAHAVLAARHAIKEPFCVINADDFYGLDAYEKMVKFLTTEVTGSNYSMIGYEIGKTLSDYGSVSRGVCKVSADGYLEEIIERTKVLREGEAIVYEEDEKQYPLSLDTRVSMNFWGFTPEMFKISEELFRDFAHANKDNPKAEFFIPLVADSLLSSEAADFKVVPTDSKWFGVTYKEDKPIVQASIDQLVKDGVYPENLWA; encoded by the coding sequence ATGAAACCTACGTTATTAATACTCGCAGCCGGTATGGCAAGTCGCTATGGCAGCATGAAACAAATTGATGGTTTTGGTCCGAACGGAGAGACCATAATCGACTATTCTATCTATGATGCTATCAAAGCCGGCTTTGGGAAAGTAGTGTTTATCATCAAAGAAGAATATGTAGAAAACTTCAAAGCCATCTTTGATGCTAAGCTTGAAGGTAAAATAGAAACGGATTATGTATTTCAGAATTTCGATCTTAAACAATATGGAATTGATATTGAAATAGAAAGAAGTAAACCATGGGGAACAGCTCATGCCGTTCTTGCAGCAAGACATGCGATAAAAGAGCCATTCTGTGTAATTAATGCAGATGATTTTTACGGACTGGATGCTTATGAGAAAATGGTTAAGTTTTTAACTACTGAAGTTACTGGCAGCAATTATTCTATGATCGGTTATGAAATCGGTAAAACTTTATCAGATTACGGATCAGTATCACGTGGTGTGTGTAAAGTAAGTGCAGACGGTTATCTGGAAGAAATCATAGAGCGTACCAAAGTACTTCGTGAAGGAGAAGCTATCGTTTATGAAGAAGATGAAAAACAATATCCTTTATCATTGGATACCCGTGTATCTATGAATTTCTGGGGTTTCACACCAGAAATGTTCAAAATATCTGAAGAACTTTTCAGAGACTTTGCACATGCAAACAAAGATAATCCTAAAGCAGAATTTTTCATTCCATTAGTAGCTGATAGTTTGCTGAGCTCAGAGGCTGCAGATTTTAAAGTTGTGCCTACAGACAGCAAATGGTTTGGTGTAACTTATAAAGAAGACAAACCGATTGTACAAGCTTCTATCGACCAATTGGTTAAAGACGGAGTTTACCCTGAAAACCTTTGGGCTTAA
- a CDS encoding SAM-dependent methyltransferase, with amino-acid sequence MSNQSILQDFHKQLTDSIPANVFVKISLGNYQGNDKELKNVYVRRIKIKKAEMLSFTYRNKTRDIVKNFSIEDGLTRISHFISNDFRICTFFSTEKEVIVEHDKKGAITVRERLLKTQAPVVLTHDKEKKRLIQPAGKNYLQELNITDATGTVYKNAQDKYKQINQYVALLDPLIRSLPAGKFKKVVDMGSGKGYLTFALYDYLVNVLKTEASVTGVEYRQDLVDLCNKIASKSNFRGLDFVQGTIEDYVSEEINLLIALHACDTATDDAIYKGIKGNAELIVVAPCCHKQIRKQIEKGKAVNELDFLTKYGIFLERQAEMVTDGIRALILEYFGYKTKVFEFISDAHTPKNVLVVGVKTKEQAVDKAEILEKIKRTKSYFGIEYHHLETLVKF; translated from the coding sequence ATGTCCAATCAATCTATCCTTCAGGATTTCCATAAACAGTTAACGGATAGTATTCCTGCTAATGTATTTGTAAAGATTTCCCTTGGTAATTACCAGGGCAATGACAAGGAATTAAAGAATGTATATGTTCGCCGGATAAAGATTAAAAAAGCAGAAATGCTTTCTTTTACTTACCGTAATAAAACAAGGGATATTGTAAAGAACTTTTCGATTGAGGATGGCCTGACCAGAATTAGTCATTTTATCAGCAATGATTTTAGAATCTGTACTTTTTTTAGCACTGAGAAAGAAGTAATTGTTGAACATGATAAAAAAGGAGCAATCACGGTTAGAGAAAGACTCCTCAAAACGCAGGCTCCGGTTGTACTGACTCATGATAAAGAGAAAAAAAGGTTGATTCAGCCTGCCGGCAAAAATTACCTGCAGGAGTTAAATATTACAGATGCGACCGGGACTGTTTATAAAAATGCGCAGGATAAGTATAAACAGATTAATCAGTATGTGGCCTTACTTGATCCATTAATCCGGAGTTTGCCTGCTGGCAAGTTTAAAAAGGTAGTAGATATGGGGTCGGGTAAAGGTTATCTTACTTTTGCTTTATATGATTACCTGGTTAATGTATTAAAGACCGAAGCGAGTGTTACCGGAGTGGAATACCGTCAGGACCTGGTGGATTTATGTAATAAAATAGCTTCGAAGTCAAACTTCAGGGGACTGGATTTTGTTCAGGGGACCATTGAAGATTATGTTTCGGAAGAGATCAATTTATTAATTGCTTTACATGCCTGCGATACGGCTACTGATGATGCAATTTACAAGGGGATCAAAGGAAATGCAGAACTTATTGTTGTTGCACCTTGCTGCCATAAGCAGATCAGAAAGCAGATAGAAAAAGGGAAGGCCGTAAATGAGCTGGATTTTTTAACGAAGTATGGCATCTTTTTGGAGCGTCAGGCAGAAATGGTAACTGATGGAATCAGAGCATTGATATTGGAATATTTTGGATACAAGACGAAGGTATTTGAATTTATTTCTGATGCACATACTCCGAAAAATGTGTTGGTTGTAGGGGTGAAAACCAAAGAACAAGCAGTAGATAAAGCAGAGATTCTGGAGAAAATTAAACGGACAAAATCATATTTTGGCATTGAGTATCATCATCTTGAAACTTTAGTCAAGTTTTGA
- the dnaK gene encoding molecular chaperone DnaK, producing MSKIIGIDLGTTNSCVAVMEGNEPVVIANSEGKRTTPSIVAFAENGERKVGDSAKRQAITNPTKTIYSIKRFMGSSFAEVAKETGRVPYKVVKGDNNTPRVEIDDRKYTPQEISAMILQKMKKTAEDFLGHEVTEAVITVPAYFNDAQRQATKEAGEIAGLTVKRIINEPTAAALAYGLDKAHKDMKIVVFDCGGGTHDVSVLELGDGVFEVKSTDGDTHLGGDDFDHIIIDWLAAEFKTENGMDLNQDPMALQRLKEAAEKAKIELSSTTSTEVNLPYITADASGPKHLVRTLSRAKFEQLAADLIKRTIEPCKSALKNAGLKTSDIDEIILVGGSTRIPAIQEAVKAFFGKDPSKGVNPDEVVAIGAAIQGGVLTGEVKDVLLLDVTPLSLGIETMGGVMTKLIEANTTIPSKKAETFSTAADNQPSVEIHILQGERPMAAQNRTIGRFILDGIPPSPRGVPQVEVAFDIDANGILHVSAKDKATGKEQKIRIEASSGLTEEEIKRMREEAEQNADADKIAKEEADKINGADALIFSTEKQLKEFGDKISADKKAPIEAGLAKLQAAHAARNFADIDAAQAELQAAWNEASEEMYKAGQEGGAPAEGGAQSNGQTADAADNVTDVDFEEVKDDKK from the coding sequence ATGTCAAAAATTATTGGTATAGACTTAGGAACAACAAACTCTTGCGTAGCCGTAATGGAAGGTAACGAACCTGTAGTTATAGCCAACAGTGAGGGGAAACGTACAACGCCATCCATTGTTGCTTTTGCAGAAAATGGTGAACGTAAAGTAGGTGATTCTGCAAAACGCCAGGCAATCACTAACCCAACAAAAACAATTTATTCAATTAAGCGTTTCATGGGCAGCAGCTTTGCTGAGGTTGCTAAAGAAACTGGTCGCGTACCTTACAAAGTTGTTAAGGGTGACAACAATACTCCACGTGTTGAAATTGATGACCGTAAATACACTCCACAGGAAATTTCTGCAATGATCTTGCAAAAAATGAAAAAAACTGCGGAAGACTTTTTGGGTCATGAAGTAACAGAAGCAGTTATTACTGTTCCTGCTTATTTCAACGATGCTCAGCGTCAGGCAACTAAAGAAGCTGGTGAAATCGCTGGTTTAACAGTTAAACGTATCATCAACGAGCCAACTGCTGCTGCTTTAGCTTACGGTTTGGACAAAGCACATAAAGACATGAAAATTGTTGTGTTTGACTGTGGTGGTGGTACTCATGACGTTTCTGTATTAGAATTGGGTGATGGCGTATTTGAAGTAAAATCTACTGATGGTGATACTCACTTAGGTGGTGATGACTTTGACCACATTATCATTGACTGGTTAGCTGCTGAATTCAAAACTGAAAATGGTATGGACCTTAATCAGGATCCAATGGCATTACAACGTTTGAAAGAAGCTGCTGAAAAAGCTAAAATTGAGCTTTCAAGCACTACTTCTACAGAAGTTAACTTACCATATATCACTGCTGATGCAAGCGGACCAAAACACTTAGTTAGAACTTTAAGCCGTGCTAAATTTGAGCAATTGGCTGCTGATCTGATCAAACGTACTATCGAGCCTTGTAAATCTGCGTTGAAAAATGCTGGTTTAAAAACTTCTGATATCGATGAAATCATTTTAGTTGGTGGTTCTACCCGTATTCCTGCTATTCAGGAAGCAGTAAAAGCATTCTTCGGTAAAGATCCTTCTAAAGGTGTAAACCCTGATGAGGTTGTAGCTATCGGTGCTGCAATTCAAGGTGGTGTTTTAACTGGTGAGGTTAAAGATGTATTGTTATTAGACGTAACTCCTCTTTCTTTAGGTATTGAGACTATGGGTGGTGTAATGACTAAATTAATTGAAGCGAATACTACTATTCCTTCTAAAAAAGCAGAAACTTTCTCTACAGCTGCTGATAACCAGCCTTCTGTAGAAATCCACATCTTACAAGGTGAGCGTCCAATGGCTGCTCAGAACCGTACAATTGGTCGTTTTATCTTAGACGGTATACCTCCATCTCCACGTGGTGTTCCTCAGGTTGAAGTTGCTTTTGATATTGATGCGAATGGTATCTTACACGTAAGTGCAAAAGATAAAGCTACTGGTAAAGAGCAAAAAATCCGTATTGAGGCTTCATCAGGTTTAACTGAAGAAGAAATCAAAAGAATGAGAGAAGAAGCTGAGCAAAATGCTGACGCTGATAAAATCGCTAAAGAAGAAGCTGATAAAATCAACGGTGCTGATGCATTGATTTTCTCTACTGAGAAACAATTGAAAGAATTTGGTGATAAAATCTCAGCTGACAAAAAAGCTCCGATTGAAGCTGGATTAGCTAAATTACAAGCAGCACATGCAGCAAGAAACTTTGCTGATATTGATGCAGCTCAGGCAGAGTTACAAGCAGCTTGGAACGAAGCATCTGAAGAGATGTACAAAGCTGGTCAGGAAGGTGGTGCACCTGCTGAAGGTGGTGCTCAGTCAAACGGTCAAACAGCTGATGCTGCTGACAACGTTACTGATGTTGACTTCGAAGAAGTAAAAGACGATAAGAAATAA